One genomic segment of Actinoplanes ianthinogenes includes these proteins:
- a CDS encoding AMP-binding protein produces MPLLAALLQDADVADFVVTPDQRVSRHELLGRAAALAGELSGKRIVAVNATPGLETIVAVTAALLAGVPIVPIPPDAGDVERAHILTDSGAELINASLSRTTTSDVPPEPDPDLPGLILYTSGTTGAPKGVVLSRAALAADLDALAAAWQWTADDTLVHGLPLYHVHGLVLGVLGPLRIGSRLRHTTKPTPSAYAETPGSMYFGVPTVWSRIAAAPAAARALRPARLLVSGSAPLPVPVFDALAELTGQAPVERYGMTETLITVSARADGERRAGHVGLPLRDVHTRLVDEAGNPLPDDGVSIGHLQVCGPTLLDGYLRGDGVRPAELVDGWFPTGDVATIGPDGWHRIVGRASTDLIKSGGYRIGAGEVEDALLLHPAVHEAAVVGTPHLDLGEQVTAFVVADPVAPEELIAFVAGRLAAHKRPRAVHLVPSLPRNAMGKVQKKQLTAG; encoded by the coding sequence ATGCCTCTGCTCGCCGCACTGCTCCAGGACGCCGACGTCGCCGACTTCGTGGTCACCCCGGATCAGCGGGTCAGCCGCCACGAGTTGCTGGGCCGGGCCGCGGCGCTCGCCGGGGAGCTGAGCGGCAAGCGGATCGTCGCGGTGAACGCGACGCCGGGCTTGGAGACGATCGTCGCGGTCACCGCCGCGCTGCTGGCCGGCGTGCCGATCGTCCCGATTCCGCCGGATGCCGGTGACGTCGAGCGGGCGCACATCCTCACCGACTCGGGCGCCGAGTTGATCAACGCTTCGTTGAGCAGGACCACAACCAGTGATGTGCCGCCGGAGCCGGACCCCGACCTGCCCGGTCTCATCCTGTACACCAGCGGCACGACCGGCGCCCCGAAAGGCGTCGTGCTCTCCCGCGCCGCCCTCGCCGCCGACCTGGACGCCCTGGCCGCCGCGTGGCAGTGGACCGCCGACGACACGCTCGTGCACGGCCTGCCCCTCTATCACGTGCACGGCCTGGTCCTCGGCGTGCTCGGCCCGCTGCGCATCGGTTCCCGGCTGCGGCACACGACAAAGCCAACCCCTTCGGCGTACGCCGAGACGCCCGGCTCCATGTACTTCGGCGTCCCGACGGTCTGGTCCCGGATCGCCGCCGCCCCGGCCGCCGCCCGCGCCCTGCGACCCGCGCGACTGCTGGTCTCGGGCAGCGCCCCGCTGCCGGTCCCGGTCTTCGACGCGCTCGCCGAGCTGACCGGCCAGGCCCCGGTCGAGCGCTACGGCATGACCGAAACCCTGATCACGGTCAGTGCCCGCGCCGACGGGGAACGCCGCGCCGGCCACGTCGGCCTGCCCCTGCGGGACGTGCACACCCGGCTGGTTGACGAGGCCGGCAACCCGCTGCCGGACGACGGGGTGAGCATCGGGCACCTCCAGGTCTGCGGCCCGACCCTGCTCGACGGCTACCTGCGCGGCGACGGGGTACGCCCGGCCGAGCTGGTCGACGGCTGGTTCCCGACCGGGGACGTGGCCACCATCGGCCCGGACGGCTGGCACCGGATCGTCGGCCGGGCCTCCACCGACCTGATCAAGAGCGGCGGGTACCGGATCGGCGCCGGCGAGGTGGAGGACGCGCTGCTGCTGCACCCGGCGGTGCACGAGGCCGCCGTGGTCGGCACCCCGCACCTGGATCTGGGCGAGCAGGTGACCGCGTTCGTGGTGGCCGACCCGGTCGCCCCGGAGGAGCTGATCGCGTTCGTGGCCGGGCGCCTGGCGGCGCACAAGCGGCCGCGAGCGGTCCACCTGGTGCCCAGTTTGCCGCGGAACGCGATGGGCAAGGTCCAGAAAAAGCAGCTCACCGCCGGTTAG
- a CDS encoding purple acid phosphatase family protein codes for MSLTVDEFSEWNQQQLNRHPVTRRSLLLAAMAAGLGGCAHDQFHLAARAFAAGGGTSGAAGVVVSGRHLSFLPGAGDIPRDAMAVTAQLVSKTGSLPAKLRAFVDVGDAPGAYGTRVEAGIKHLVGQYAIPGGPAGSQFYAKAAIKGLKPNTVYHYRVRLSDGTVSGDAHFTTAPESAKPFTFTAFADVGTNTAPKDPAYAWTKPHAGWPKGIFDNNAYGAADPIAGKYATDKTPAATITKLMGTQRPAFTLLAGDICYANPSGTGLPADDTTALTGKAPAGKNLFNPYVWDVFLNQIEPQAAFTPWMFATGNHDMEPVYGNTTYLGGSPTHGYGGHVQRLDFPATGPKGCPSVYRFVYGNVGVISLDANELSWELQSNTGYSGGAQLTWLTSTLKAWRAAGSGVDFIVAFFHHCAFSTAHNHASDGGVRAAVDPLFTKYQVDLAVQGHNHLFERTDPIRNGKRTKAAPDGATVHPARDGVTYVCVGSGGRPRYPFRPAPGPDAPAPAGVTPKGERKLPEGQRYRGHKPSGKENTSSTVDNSYFWTKEKGKPKKGKGAPTGARVPESVDWSQVRYDGYAFIAVDVAPPAATGGSTTMTVRTLADALPGSGKPYSEIDRIVLTRTSGLTIAQ; via the coding sequence GTGAGTCTCACGGTCGACGAGTTCAGCGAGTGGAACCAGCAGCAGCTCAACCGGCACCCGGTGACCCGGCGGTCGCTGCTGCTGGCGGCTATGGCGGCGGGTCTGGGCGGCTGCGCCCACGACCAGTTCCACCTGGCCGCGCGGGCGTTCGCGGCCGGGGGCGGCACCAGCGGCGCGGCCGGCGTGGTGGTCTCCGGCAGACACCTGTCGTTCCTGCCGGGGGCCGGTGACATACCCCGCGACGCGATGGCGGTCACCGCGCAGCTGGTCAGCAAGACCGGGTCGCTGCCGGCCAAGCTGCGCGCCTTCGTCGACGTGGGTGACGCGCCCGGGGCGTACGGCACCCGGGTCGAGGCCGGGATCAAGCACCTGGTCGGGCAGTACGCCATCCCGGGCGGCCCGGCCGGCAGCCAGTTCTACGCCAAGGCCGCCATCAAGGGCCTCAAGCCGAACACGGTCTACCACTACCGGGTACGCCTGTCCGACGGCACGGTCAGCGGCGACGCGCATTTCACCACCGCGCCGGAGTCCGCGAAACCGTTCACGTTCACCGCGTTCGCCGACGTCGGCACCAACACGGCGCCCAAGGATCCGGCGTACGCCTGGACGAAGCCGCACGCCGGCTGGCCGAAGGGAATCTTCGACAACAACGCGTACGGGGCGGCCGACCCGATCGCCGGGAAGTACGCGACCGACAAGACGCCGGCCGCCACGATCACCAAGCTGATGGGCACCCAGCGGCCCGCGTTCACCCTGCTCGCCGGGGACATCTGTTACGCGAATCCGTCCGGGACCGGGCTGCCGGCCGACGACACCACCGCGCTGACCGGTAAGGCCCCGGCCGGGAAGAACCTGTTCAACCCGTACGTCTGGGATGTCTTCCTGAATCAGATCGAACCGCAGGCGGCCTTCACGCCGTGGATGTTCGCGACCGGCAACCACGACATGGAGCCGGTGTACGGCAACACGACCTACCTGGGCGGCAGCCCCACGCACGGGTACGGCGGGCACGTGCAGCGCCTGGACTTCCCGGCCACCGGCCCGAAGGGGTGCCCGTCGGTCTACCGCTTCGTCTACGGCAACGTCGGCGTCATCTCGCTGGACGCCAACGAGCTGTCCTGGGAGCTCCAGTCGAACACCGGGTACTCCGGCGGCGCGCAGCTCACCTGGCTGACCTCGACGCTCAAGGCCTGGCGGGCGGCCGGGTCGGGGGTGGACTTCATCGTGGCGTTCTTCCACCACTGCGCGTTCTCCACCGCGCACAACCACGCCTCGGACGGCGGGGTTCGGGCCGCGGTCGACCCGCTGTTCACGAAGTACCAGGTGGACCTGGCGGTGCAGGGGCACAACCACCTGTTCGAGCGGACCGACCCGATCCGCAACGGCAAGCGGACCAAGGCGGCCCCGGACGGCGCGACGGTGCATCCGGCGCGGGACGGGGTGACGTACGTCTGTGTCGGGTCCGGCGGCCGTCCGCGCTACCCGTTCCGCCCGGCGCCGGGCCCGGACGCGCCCGCCCCCGCTGGGGTCACCCCGAAGGGCGAGCGGAAGCTGCCCGAGGGTCAGCGCTATCGCGGGCACAAGCCGAGCGGCAAGGAGAACACCTCCTCGACGGTGGACAACAGCTACTTCTGGACCAAGGAGAAGGGCAAGCCGAAGAAGGGCAAGGGCGCGCCGACCGGGGCCCGGGTGCCCGAGTCGGTGGACTGGTCGCAGGTCCGCTACGACGGCTACGCGTTCATCGCGGTCGATGTCGCGCCGCCCGCAGCGACCGGCGGCAGCACCACGATGACGGTGCGTACGCTCGCGGATGCCCTGCCCGGAAGCGGTAAACCATACAGCGAGATCGATCGCATCGTGCTGACGCGCACCTCCGGGCTGACCATCGCCCAGTAG